Below is a genomic region from Lysobacter terrestris.
CCCAACGGCGAAGAGCGTTGCATCGCCTGCAAGCTGTGCGAGGCCGTGTGCCCGGCGCTGGCGATCACCATCGACTCGGAGAAGCGCGAGGACGGCACCCGCCGCACCACGCGCTACGACATCGACCTGTTCAAGTGCATCTTCTGCGGCTTCTGCGAAGAGTCCTGCCCGGTTGATTCGATCGTGGAAACGCACATCCACGAATACCACTTCGAGAAGCGCGGCCAGAACATCATCACCAAGCCGCAGCTGCTGGCGATCGGCGACCGGCTCGAGGCCGAGATCGCCGAGCGCCGCGCCACTGACGCCGCGTTCCGCTGAGGGCTGCCATGGATTTCGTGCAGATCGCTTTCCTTGCCTTTGCCGCGATGGCCACCATCGCGGCGCTGGGCGTCATCACCGTCCGCAATCCGGTCCATTCCGCATTGCTGCTGGTGCTGACGTTCTTCTCCGTTGCCTGCACCTGGATCATTTCCGGCGCCGAGTTCCTCGGCATCGCCCTGATCCTGGTCTACGTCGGCGCGGTGATGGTGCTGTTCCTGTTCGTGGTGATGATGCTGGACATCGACGTCGCGCCGTTGCGCGAAGGCTTCGTCCGCTACCTGCCGTTCGGGTTGATCGTCGCGGTGGTGATGCTGGTCGAAATGCTGACGCTGATCGGCGCAAAGGCGGCGATGGCCACGCCGTTCGCCGACAACCTCGGCGACGTGCCGAACACCAAGTGGCTGGCGCAGGCCCTGTTCACCGATTTCATGCTGCCGTTCGAGGTCGCCGCTGTGATCCTCACCATCGCGGTCATCGCGGCGGTGATGCTGACCCTGCGCCGCCGCCCCGGTGCGCGCCACCAGGATCCGTCCGCGCAGGCCCGCGTGCGCGCCAGCGACCGCATCCGCATGGTGAAGATGGACGCCGTGAAGCCGCAGGCGCCGGCCGCTGGCGAGGAGGTGCAGTCGTGAGTCTGCTTGGTGAAGGCGTGGCCCTCGGTCACTACCTGGCGCTCGGCGCCGCCCTGTTCTGCATCAGCATCGCCGGCATCGTGCTGAACCGGAAGAACGTGATCATCCTGCTGATGTCGATCGAGCTGATGCTGCTCTCGGTCAACATCAACTTCGTCGCCTTCTCGCGCCACCTTGGCGATGCGGCGGGGCAGGTGTTCGTGTTCTTCATCCTGACCGTGGCCGCGGCGGAAGCCGCGATCGGTCTGGCGATTCTGGTCACGCTGTTCCGCAATCGACGCACGATCAACGTCGGTCAGATCGACACGCTCAAAGGCTGACCCAGAGTCGCCGACAGCACCGCGGATCCCCATGCCGCGGGCTGCCTGGAAACAAGCATTGGAAAACCGATGGCCATCTCCAAAACCCATCTGCTGATCATCGTGCTCGCACCCTTGCTGGGTGCGATCCTCGCCGGCCTGTTCGGCCGTCGCATCGGCCGCGTCGGCGCCCACAGCGTCACCATCGGTGGCGTGGCGATCAGCTGCGCGCTGTCGATCTACGTGTTGTGGCAGCTGGTGTCGCAGGGTGCTGCGCCGTTCAACGAGAACGTCTATACCTGGTTCCAGATCGGCGGCATCGACGCCCACGTCGGCTTCATGATCGACAAGCTGACCGCGATGATGATGGTCGTGGTGACCTTCGTGTCGCTGCTGGTGCACGTCTACACCATCGGCTACATGGAAGAAGACCCGGGCTACCAGCGCTTCTTCAGCTACATCTCGCTGTTCACCTTCTCGATGTTGATGCTCGTGATGAGCAACAACTTCCTGCAGCTGTTCTTCGGCTGGGAAGCGGTGGGCCTGGTCTCGTACCTGCTGATCGGTTTCTGGTTCAAGCGCCCGACCGCCGTGTTCGCCAACCTCAAGGCGTTCCTGGTCAACCGCGTGGGCGACTTCGGCTTCCTGCTGGGCATCGCCGCGGTGCTGTGGCAGTTCGGCTCGCTCGACTACGCGACCGTGTTCGCGAATGCCCCGACCATCGTGGGCCAGGTGATGCCGATCATCGCCGGGCACGAGTGGTCCGTCGCCACGGTGATCTGCATCTGCCTGTTCATCGGCGCCATGGGCAAGTCGGCGCAGGTGCCGCTGCACGTGTGGCTGCCCGACTCGATGGAAGGCCCGACCCCGATCTCCGCGCTGATCCACGCCGCGACGATGGTGACCGCGGGCATCTTCATGGTCGCGCGCATGTCGCCGCTGTTCCAGCTGAGCGAGACGGCGCTGAACTTCGTCCTGTTCATCGGCGCGACCACCGCGTTCTGGACCGGCCTGATCGGCATCGTGCAGAACGACATCAAGCGCGTGGTCGCGTATTCGACCCTGTCGCAGCTGGGCTACATGACCGTGGCGCTGGGCGTGTCGGCGTATTCCGCCGCCGTCTATCACCTGATGACCCATGCCTTCTTCAAGGCGCTGCTGTTCCTCGGTGCCGGCTCGGTGATCATCGGCATGCACCACGAGCAGGACATGCGCCGCATGGGCGGCCTGAAGAAGTACATGCCGATCACCTACATCACCATGGTGATCGGCACGCTGGCCCTGGTCGGCACGCCGTTCTTCAGCGGCTTCTACTCGAAGGACACCATCATCGAGGCCGCCGCCGAACACGCGCACGAAGCGCACAACTGGGTCGCGACCTACGGCTACTGGGCCGTGCTGCTCGGCGCCTTCGTCACCTCGTTCTACAGCTTCCGCCTGCTGTACATGACCTTCCACGGCAAGGAACATTTCCACGATCCGGCGCCGGACCACTACGTGGCACCGGAAGCGGATTCGTCCGAGCACGAGGCTGCGCTCGCGCATGAGCACGAGGCGCACGGCGGCCATGACGACCATGGCCATGGCCACGACGACCACGCGCATACGCCGCACGAGTCGCCGTGGGTCGTGACCCTGCCGCTGATCCTGCTGGCGATTCCGTCGATCCTGGTCGGCTTCTTCACCGTCGGCCCGATGCTGTTCGGTACCGACGTGCTGGGCCACGCCAAGCAGCTGCCGTTCTTCCTCGGCGCCATCGACCTGCCGGCCGCTCAGGACACCGTGGGCAAGCTGGCCGAGGAGTTCCACGGTCCGGTCGCGTTCGCACTGCACGGCTTCAAGGCCCCGGCGTTCTGGCTGGCCTTCGCGGGCTTCGCCCTCGCGACGTTCCTGTATCTGATCAAGCCGGAGCTGCCGGCCAAGCTGCGCAAGATGTTCTCGCTGCCGGTGCGCGTGCTCGAAGAGAAGTACGGCATGGACACGCTGTGGATCGGCGGGTTCGCCGGCGGCGGCGTGCTGATCGGCAAGCTGTCGCGCTGGTTCGACACCAACATCATCGACGGGCTGGTCAATGCCAGCGCCCGTGCCACCGAATTCACCGCGCGCCTCGTGCGCCGCGGCCAGACCGGCTACCTCTACCACTACGCCTTCGCGATGATCATCGGCCTGATTCTTTCCCTGGCCGCCGTCATCCGTTACTGGCGCTGATAACGACAAGGACCTCGCAACGTGACCTCCTGGCCCTTGCTTAGCCTCCTGATCTGGCTGCCGATCTTCGGCGGCTTCGCCACCCTGGCATTCGGAAACGAGCGCGCGAACGGCGCCCGCTGGTTCGGCATCGCCGTCGCCGCTGCGACGTTGCTGCTGAGCGTGCTGCTGTTCACCGGCTTCGACTACGCCAACCCCGGCATGCAGTTCGGCGAAGAGCATGCGTGGATCCCGGTCTACGACATCCGCTACAGCCTCGGTGCGGACGGCATCTCGGTCGCGCTGATCGGCCTGACCACGCTGACTTCGCTGCTGGTGCTGATCTCGGCCTGGGGATCGGTCGACAAGCGCGTCAGCCAGTACTACGCCTCGTTCCTGATCCTCGAAGGCCTGATGGTCGGCGTGTTCTCCGCGCTGGACTCGATGCTGTTCTACGTGTTCTTCGAGGCCATGCTGATCCCGATGTTCCTGATCATCGGCGTCTGGGGTGGGCCGCGCCGCGTGTATGCGGCGGTGAAGTTCTTCCTCTACACCTTCATCGGCTCGGTGTTCATGCTGGCCGCGCTGATCTACATGTACCTGAAGGGCGGCAGCTGGCAGCTCGCGGACATGTACGCGCTGCAGCTCACGTCCACGGAACAGACGTGGATCTTCTTCGGTTTCCTCGCCGCATTCGCGGTCAAGGTGCCGATGTTCCCGGTCCATACCTGGTTGCCGGATGCGCACGTGGAAGCGCCGACCGCCGGTTCGGTGATCCTGGCCGCGATCATGCTGAAGATCGGCGGTTACGGTTTCCTGCGCTTCACCCTGCCGATCGTGCCGGACGCAGGCACCGAGTGGGCGACCTTCGTGATCGCGCTGAGCCTGATCGCGGTGGTCTACGTCGGCCTGGTCGCGCTGGTCCAGGACGACATGAAGAAGCTGATCGCGTACTCGTCGGTCTCGCACATGGGCTTCGTCACCCTGGGCACGTTCATCGCCTTCGCCCTGGTGCGCGACTACGGCAACTACGACGCCGCTCGTCTCGGCCTGCAGGGCGCGATGGTGCAGATGATCAGCCACGGCTTCATCTCGGGCGCGATGTTCACCTGCGTCGGCGTGCTCTACGACCGCATGCACAGCCGCATGATCAAGGACTACGGCGGCGTGGTGAACGTGATGCCGTGGTTCGCGACGTTCTTCGTGCTGTTCGCCATGGCCAACTCGGGCCTGCCGG
It encodes:
- the nuoI gene encoding NADH-quinone oxidoreductase subunit NuoI codes for the protein MNRIVSYFKSLLLIELLQGLGLTLKYLFKPKYTLMYPMEKTPQSPRFRGIHALRRYPNGEERCIACKLCEAVCPALAITIDSEKREDGTRRTTRYDIDLFKCIFCGFCEESCPVDSIVETHIHEYHFEKRGQNIITKPQLLAIGDRLEAEIAERRATDAAFR
- a CDS encoding NADH-quinone oxidoreductase subunit J, coding for MDFVQIAFLAFAAMATIAALGVITVRNPVHSALLLVLTFFSVACTWIISGAEFLGIALILVYVGAVMVLFLFVVMMLDIDVAPLREGFVRYLPFGLIVAVVMLVEMLTLIGAKAAMATPFADNLGDVPNTKWLAQALFTDFMLPFEVAAVILTIAVIAAVMLTLRRRPGARHQDPSAQARVRASDRIRMVKMDAVKPQAPAAGEEVQS
- the nuoK gene encoding NADH-quinone oxidoreductase subunit NuoK, with amino-acid sequence MALGHYLALGAALFCISIAGIVLNRKNVIILLMSIELMLLSVNINFVAFSRHLGDAAGQVFVFFILTVAAAEAAIGLAILVTLFRNRRTINVGQIDTLKG
- the nuoL gene encoding NADH-quinone oxidoreductase subunit L — its product is MAISKTHLLIIVLAPLLGAILAGLFGRRIGRVGAHSVTIGGVAISCALSIYVLWQLVSQGAAPFNENVYTWFQIGGIDAHVGFMIDKLTAMMMVVVTFVSLLVHVYTIGYMEEDPGYQRFFSYISLFTFSMLMLVMSNNFLQLFFGWEAVGLVSYLLIGFWFKRPTAVFANLKAFLVNRVGDFGFLLGIAAVLWQFGSLDYATVFANAPTIVGQVMPIIAGHEWSVATVICICLFIGAMGKSAQVPLHVWLPDSMEGPTPISALIHAATMVTAGIFMVARMSPLFQLSETALNFVLFIGATTAFWTGLIGIVQNDIKRVVAYSTLSQLGYMTVALGVSAYSAAVYHLMTHAFFKALLFLGAGSVIIGMHHEQDMRRMGGLKKYMPITYITMVIGTLALVGTPFFSGFYSKDTIIEAAAEHAHEAHNWVATYGYWAVLLGAFVTSFYSFRLLYMTFHGKEHFHDPAPDHYVAPEADSSEHEAALAHEHEAHGGHDDHGHGHDDHAHTPHESPWVVTLPLILLAIPSILVGFFTVGPMLFGTDVLGHAKQLPFFLGAIDLPAAQDTVGKLAEEFHGPVAFALHGFKAPAFWLAFAGFALATFLYLIKPELPAKLRKMFSLPVRVLEEKYGMDTLWIGGFAGGGVLIGKLSRWFDTNIIDGLVNASARATEFTARLVRRGQTGYLYHYAFAMIIGLILSLAAVIRYWR
- a CDS encoding NADH-quinone oxidoreductase subunit M, with protein sequence MTSWPLLSLLIWLPIFGGFATLAFGNERANGARWFGIAVAAATLLLSVLLFTGFDYANPGMQFGEEHAWIPVYDIRYSLGADGISVALIGLTTLTSLLVLISAWGSVDKRVSQYYASFLILEGLMVGVFSALDSMLFYVFFEAMLIPMFLIIGVWGGPRRVYAAVKFFLYTFIGSVFMLAALIYMYLKGGSWQLADMYALQLTSTEQTWIFFGFLAAFAVKVPMFPVHTWLPDAHVEAPTAGSVILAAIMLKIGGYGFLRFTLPIVPDAGTEWATFVIALSLIAVVYVGLVALVQDDMKKLIAYSSVSHMGFVTLGTFIAFALVRDYGNYDAARLGLQGAMVQMISHGFISGAMFTCVGVLYDRMHSRMIKDYGGVVNVMPWFATFFVLFAMANSGLPGTSGFVGEFMVILSSFQKHPLIAFAAAATLIIGAGYTLWLVKRVIWGEVGNAHVAEMEDINFREAIVLGVFAVGVLVLGIYPKPLTDLMEPSIANLATQIATSKL